Proteins encoded together in one Synechococcus sp. BL107 window:
- the psbC gene encoding photosystem II reaction center protein CP43 has translation METPFNAGLVATGGKDLDSTGYAWWSGNARLINLSGRLLGAHVAHAGLMVFWAGAMMLFEVSHFTYDKPMYEQGFICMPHVATLGYGVGPGGEVTDLFPFFVVGVLHLISSAVLGLGGLYHALRGPEILENYSSFFSQDWRDKNQMTNIIGYHLILLGVGCLLLVFKAMFFGGVYDTWAPGGGDVRLITNPTLDPGVIFGYLFRAPFGGEGWIIGVNSMEDIIGGHIWLGLTLIFGGIWHAITKPFGWVRRAFIWNGEAYLSYSLGALSFMSFIASAYIWFNNTAYPSEFWGPTNAEASQAQSFTFLVRDQRLGANIGSAMGPTGLGKYLMRSPTGEIIFGGETMRFWDFRGPWLEPLRGPNGLSLDKLQNDIQPWQVRRAAEYMTHAPNASLNSVGGIITEPNSVNYVNLRQWLGAAQFVLAFFFLVGHLWHAGRARAAAAGFEKGIDRKAEPVLGMPDLD, from the coding sequence GTGGAAACGCCCTTTAATGCTGGTCTTGTCGCCACTGGCGGCAAAGACCTCGACTCCACCGGCTATGCCTGGTGGTCTGGAAATGCCCGCCTGATTAACCTGTCAGGCCGTTTGCTTGGCGCCCACGTGGCCCATGCCGGTTTGATGGTGTTCTGGGCAGGCGCAATGATGCTGTTCGAGGTGAGTCACTTCACCTATGACAAGCCCATGTACGAGCAGGGCTTCATCTGCATGCCCCACGTCGCCACCCTTGGCTATGGCGTAGGACCCGGCGGAGAAGTTACTGATCTCTTCCCCTTCTTTGTGGTTGGTGTTTTACACCTGATCAGCTCAGCCGTTCTTGGCTTGGGCGGTCTCTACCACGCCCTGCGCGGTCCTGAGATTTTGGAGAACTACTCCTCCTTCTTCTCCCAGGATTGGCGCGACAAAAACCAGATGACCAACATCATTGGTTATCACCTGATCCTTCTTGGTGTCGGCTGCTTGCTGCTGGTCTTTAAGGCCATGTTTTTCGGCGGCGTCTACGACACCTGGGCCCCCGGCGGTGGCGACGTTCGTTTGATCACGAACCCCACCCTCGACCCTGGCGTGATCTTCGGTTATCTCTTCCGCGCTCCCTTTGGTGGCGAAGGTTGGATCATCGGCGTGAACTCCATGGAAGACATCATTGGTGGCCACATCTGGTTGGGTTTAACGCTGATCTTCGGTGGCATTTGGCACGCCATCACCAAGCCTTTTGGCTGGGTGCGCCGTGCCTTCATCTGGAATGGTGAGGCCTATCTGAGCTACAGCCTGGGTGCCTTGAGCTTCATGAGCTTCATCGCATCGGCTTACATCTGGTTCAACAACACCGCCTATCCATCTGAGTTTTGGGGTCCTACCAACGCTGAGGCATCCCAAGCCCAAAGTTTCACCTTCCTGGTGCGTGACCAACGCCTCGGAGCCAACATCGGTTCTGCCATGGGCCCCACCGGCCTTGGTAAGTACCTGATGCGCTCACCAACTGGTGAAATCATCTTCGGTGGCGAAACCATGCGCTTCTGGGACTTCCGCGGTCCTTGGCTGGAGCCCCTGCGTGGCCCCAATGGTTTGAGCCTCGACAAACTGCAAAATGACATTCAGCCATGGCAAGTGCGCCGTGCTGCTGAGTACATGACGCACGCCCCCAACGCTTCCCTGAACTCTGTTGGCGGCATCATCACCGAACCCAACTCGGTGAACTATGTGAATCTTCGTCAGTGGCTGGGAGCAGCACAATTCGTGCTCGCTTTCTTCTTCCTGGTGGGTCACCTCTGGCATGCAGGCCGCGCCCGCGCCGCCGCAGCTGGTTTTGAAAAAGGAATCGATCGCAAAGCGGAACCCGTTCTCGGAATGCCCGATCTCGATTGA
- a CDS encoding PLP-dependent aspartate aminotransferase family protein, with protein sequence MTNPVSEPGSNPPAVGVNTRVIHHGEGFAGDTGSVMPPIFPSSTFAHGNAGGFDYTRSGNPNFRILDGVLSALEGCDHTTVFGSGVSAITAVVSQLKQGDLVLCEENLYGCTVRLFEQVFAKFGLRTQWVDFTEASALNILRSSKPAMVWIESPTNPLLKVIDIEAVCSVAREFAIPVVVDNTFATALVQRPLELGATLSLTSTTKYINGHSDALGGAVSTNDTDWHQKMVFSQKALGLQPSPFDSWLITRGIKTLPLRLKQQMANAAALADQLALHPKVAWVRYPHRNDHPQHALAQRQMKGGGAIVTVSFQANQEQTYRLCKQLNWFTMAESLGGIESLICHPATMTHAAVSAEVKAKLGIDDGLVRFSVGCEDLVDLQADLAQALELLA encoded by the coding sequence GTGACGAACCCGGTGTCCGAGCCTGGATCCAATCCCCCTGCCGTGGGAGTCAACACCCGGGTGATTCATCACGGTGAAGGCTTTGCTGGAGACACCGGGTCGGTGATGCCCCCGATCTTTCCAAGCTCCACCTTCGCCCACGGCAACGCTGGAGGCTTTGATTACACCCGCTCAGGCAACCCAAACTTTCGAATTTTGGACGGAGTGCTGAGTGCACTCGAAGGTTGCGACCACACAACTGTGTTTGGTTCTGGCGTCAGCGCAATCACAGCGGTGGTGTCGCAACTCAAGCAAGGAGACCTCGTTCTTTGCGAAGAGAACCTCTATGGCTGCACCGTCCGCTTATTTGAACAGGTGTTCGCCAAGTTCGGTCTACGAACGCAATGGGTGGACTTCACCGAAGCCAGTGCGCTCAACATTTTGCGCAGCAGCAAGCCAGCAATGGTGTGGATTGAAAGCCCAACCAATCCACTCCTCAAGGTGATCGATATCGAGGCCGTGTGCAGCGTGGCCCGTGAGTTCGCCATCCCCGTTGTCGTCGACAACACCTTCGCGACAGCTTTGGTTCAACGGCCCTTGGAACTCGGAGCGACGCTATCCCTCACAAGCACCACGAAATACATCAACGGCCACTCCGATGCCCTTGGCGGTGCCGTGTCGACCAACGACACCGATTGGCATCAAAAAATGGTGTTTTCGCAAAAGGCACTGGGCTTACAGCCCTCCCCCTTTGATTCCTGGCTCATCACTCGGGGGATCAAAACGCTTCCACTGCGACTGAAGCAACAAATGGCGAATGCCGCCGCTTTGGCTGATCAACTGGCGTTGCATCCAAAAGTGGCATGGGTGCGCTACCCCCACCGCAACGACCATCCTCAACACGCTTTAGCCCAGCGACAGATGAAGGGAGGAGGAGCAATCGTGACCGTGAGCTTCCAGGCCAACCAAGAGCAAACCTATCGACTCTGCAAGCAGTTGAACTGGTTCACCATGGCCGAAAGCCTTGGTGGCATTGAAAGCTTGATCTGCCACCCCGCCACCATGACCCACGCTGCCGTATCAGCTGAAGTGAAGGCCAAACTCGGCATCGACGATGGTCTGGTGCGCTTCTCCGTGGGCTGCGAAGACCTGGTAGATCTACAGGCCGACTTAGCGCAAGCCCTGGAGCTGCTGGCGTGA
- a CDS encoding PLP-dependent transferase gives MSERNLLQEPCWQGSDLGHPLPDHPHAVSMALPRWSDVIAYEEHEPACRSALQTIYPRFGLHPFLQELASQVNSEGIGVWPFASRAAAQAALLHCQRKSPQSTLRLVDQQKISCLCTDAAANIHAKAFWQHTGLGASSRQAAIALGHELAPAPNQGEQARQRVRQRLAAIHHCPEEHISLVPAGMAALHAGLEAVQTLRPGRPTLQLGFPYVDVLKQPQVVFHGSELLRSTDLGDIVATLDRLDPAAVIVELPSNPLLRCVDLRAVAELVHARGIPLIADDTIGTGINLEALPYADLVFTSLTKSFAGRGDVMAGCLLISPYSQWTSTLLEAVAPRASLSDADAIALERNSRDVNERVPRLDANCLALAQKLETHPAVKRVLHPKDCKNFQALKKRGAGDGCLLSFELHAGELNAERVFDALQICKGPSLGTSFSLVCPYTQLAHYDELDWAEACGVPAHLLRVSVGLEEPNELWSRFQEALAHATDQPKV, from the coding sequence GTGAGCGAGCGCAACCTGCTGCAGGAGCCGTGCTGGCAGGGATCTGACCTTGGCCATCCTCTGCCCGATCACCCCCATGCCGTGTCGATGGCCCTGCCTCGATGGAGTGACGTGATCGCCTACGAAGAGCACGAACCCGCCTGCCGATCAGCACTCCAAACGATTTATCCGCGCTTTGGTCTGCACCCGTTCCTCCAAGAATTGGCCAGCCAAGTGAACAGCGAGGGCATCGGGGTGTGGCCCTTCGCCAGCAGGGCCGCTGCCCAGGCGGCCCTGCTGCATTGCCAAAGGAAATCGCCACAGTCGACGCTGCGCTTGGTGGATCAACAGAAGATCAGCTGTTTATGCACGGATGCCGCGGCCAACATCCATGCCAAAGCCTTTTGGCAGCACACCGGACTTGGAGCCTCATCGCGGCAGGCGGCCATTGCCCTTGGCCACGAATTGGCACCAGCACCCAATCAGGGGGAGCAAGCTCGACAACGCGTTCGACAACGGCTCGCCGCAATCCACCATTGCCCTGAAGAGCACATCAGCCTCGTTCCAGCCGGTATGGCCGCACTTCACGCTGGATTAGAGGCCGTTCAAACCCTGCGACCGGGCCGACCCACCTTGCAGTTGGGGTTTCCTTATGTGGATGTTCTGAAACAACCTCAGGTGGTGTTCCATGGCAGTGAGTTACTCAGAAGCACGGATCTGGGCGACATCGTCGCCACATTGGACCGGCTGGATCCCGCAGCGGTGATTGTGGAACTCCCCAGCAATCCGCTGTTGCGCTGTGTGGATTTAAGGGCAGTTGCAGAACTCGTCCATGCCCGCGGGATCCCCCTCATCGCCGACGACACAATCGGAACGGGGATCAACCTCGAGGCACTCCCCTACGCAGACCTGGTTTTCACATCCCTCACCAAAAGCTTTGCGGGACGAGGCGATGTGATGGCGGGATGCCTACTGATCAGCCCTTACTCGCAGTGGACATCCACCCTGCTGGAGGCCGTCGCACCAAGGGCGTCGCTGAGCGACGCCGATGCCATCGCCCTGGAACGAAACAGCCGCGATGTGAACGAGCGGGTGCCACGCCTGGATGCCAATTGCCTTGCGCTGGCCCAAAAGCTGGAAACGCATCCAGCCGTCAAGCGTGTGCTGCATCCCAAAGATTGCAAGAACTTTCAGGCCCTAAAAAAGCGCGGCGCCGGAGATGGTTGTTTGCTGAGTTTCGAACTGCATGCAGGCGAACTCAATGCCGAACGGGTATTCGACGCCCTACAGATTTGCAAAGGACCCAGCCTGGGCACCTCCTTCAGCCTGGTGTGCCCTTACACCCAACTGGCCCACTACGACGAACTGGACTGGGCTGAAGCCTGTGGTGTTCCAGCCCATCTACTGCGGGTTTCAGTTGGGCTTGAAGAACCAAATGAACTCTGGAGCCGCTTCCAAGAAGCCCTAGCCCATGCAACGGACCAACCCAAAGTCTGA
- the cysK gene encoding cysteine synthase A, protein MSRIYDDNSLAIGNTPLVKLNHVTKNCKATVLAKVEGRNPAYSVKCRIGANMIWDAEKSGKLTKDKVIVEPTSGNTGIALAFTAAARGYKLILTMPESMSIERRRVMAVMGAEIVLTEAAKGMPGAIAKAKEIADSNPSKFFMPGQFDNPANPEIHFKTTGPEIWNDCDGAIDVFVAGVGTGGTITGVSRYIKNEAGKAIESVAVEPTNSPVITQTMNGEAVKPGPHKIQGIGAGFIPKNLDLSVVDKVEQVTNEESIAMALRLAEEEGLLVGISCGAAAAAAIRLAEQDAYAGKTIVVVLPDLAERYLSSVMFAEVPTGIIEQPVAV, encoded by the coding sequence ATGTCTCGCATTTACGACGACAACAGCCTCGCCATCGGCAACACCCCGCTGGTGAAACTGAATCACGTCACCAAAAACTGCAAAGCCACCGTTCTCGCAAAGGTCGAAGGACGCAACCCTGCTTACAGCGTGAAGTGCCGGATTGGCGCCAACATGATCTGGGATGCAGAAAAGAGCGGCAAACTCACCAAGGACAAGGTGATTGTTGAACCCACATCGGGCAATACCGGGATCGCCTTGGCCTTCACCGCTGCAGCGCGTGGCTACAAACTGATCCTCACCATGCCCGAGTCGATGTCGATCGAACGGCGACGCGTCATGGCGGTGATGGGAGCTGAAATCGTTTTAACCGAAGCGGCCAAAGGCATGCCGGGTGCGATTGCGAAAGCCAAGGAGATTGCCGATAGCAATCCCTCGAAATTTTTCATGCCCGGTCAATTCGATAACCCAGCCAATCCAGAGATCCACTTCAAAACTACTGGTCCTGAGATCTGGAACGATTGCGATGGTGCCATCGACGTGTTTGTGGCTGGCGTGGGCACCGGCGGCACGATCACCGGTGTATCGCGCTACATCAAAAATGAAGCCGGTAAAGCGATTGAATCCGTCGCGGTGGAGCCAACAAATAGCCCCGTGATCACCCAAACCATGAATGGTGAGGCGGTGAAGCCTGGTCCCCACAAAATTCAGGGCATTGGCGCTGGCTTCATCCCCAAGAACCTCGACCTCTCCGTTGTCGACAAGGTGGAGCAGGTGACCAATGAAGAGTCGATCGCCATGGCGCTTCGCTTAGCGGAAGAAGAAGGCCTATTGGTTGGCATCTCGTGTGGGGCTGCAGCCGCTGCGGCGATTCGCCTCGCAGAACAAGATGCTTATGCGGGCAAAACGATTGTTGTGGTTCTGCCCGACCTCGCTGAGCGTTATCTCTCCTCAGTGATGTTTGCCGAAGTGCCAACTGGAATCATCGAACAGCCCGTCGCGGTTTAA
- the queA gene encoding tRNA preQ1(34) S-adenosylmethionine ribosyltransferase-isomerase QueA: MPDSLDQQLSSYDYHLPPERIAQAPVEPRHDARLLISPGQADGVRAVRHQKVWNLLEELRPGDLLVVNDTRVLKARLKVRRSGGGASELLVLEPRGEGQWLCLARPAKRMRPGDLLTIEGTAITLRVLHEDPASGGRIVQFPLDCRDAESIEALLNQCGEVPLPPYIDRHDPADAERYQTRYADRPGAVAAPTAGLHFSDELLAGLQRKGVGLARITLHVGLGTFRPVETEDLTQLELHSEWIEVNASVVEAIQQCRGRVIAVGTTSVRALEGAAQLQGGVLKPFTGPVNLVIQPGYRFAVVQGLLTNFHLPKSSLLLLVSALIGREKLLALYAEAIDHEYRFFSYGDAMWIPPDAVLPGVTPN, from the coding sequence GTGCCGGATTCCCTCGATCAGCAGCTCAGCAGTTACGACTACCACTTGCCGCCTGAGCGCATTGCTCAGGCTCCGGTGGAGCCGCGCCACGACGCGCGTCTGCTGATCAGCCCCGGCCAAGCCGATGGAGTGCGGGCAGTGCGCCATCAAAAAGTTTGGAATCTGCTGGAGGAGCTTCGGCCAGGTGACTTGCTGGTGGTCAACGACACCAGGGTTCTTAAGGCGCGGCTCAAAGTCCGGCGCTCTGGAGGTGGGGCATCTGAATTGTTGGTGCTAGAGCCCCGTGGTGAGGGGCAATGGCTCTGTTTGGCGCGCCCGGCGAAGCGCATGCGTCCAGGCGACCTGCTCACGATTGAGGGCACGGCGATCACCCTGCGGGTGCTTCATGAGGATCCCGCCAGTGGGGGGCGGATTGTGCAGTTCCCGTTGGATTGCAGGGATGCGGAGTCGATCGAAGCCCTGCTCAATCAGTGCGGTGAAGTGCCATTGCCTCCCTATATCGACCGTCATGATCCTGCCGATGCCGAGCGGTATCAAACGCGTTATGCGGATCGGCCGGGTGCCGTGGCAGCACCGACGGCCGGACTGCATTTCAGTGATGAACTGTTGGCTGGTTTGCAGCGCAAGGGTGTCGGCTTGGCCCGGATCACCCTGCATGTGGGGCTGGGTACGTTTCGCCCCGTGGAAACAGAAGACCTCACGCAGCTGGAATTGCACAGCGAGTGGATTGAGGTGAATGCGTCCGTGGTGGAGGCGATTCAGCAGTGTCGTGGTCGCGTGATCGCTGTTGGCACCACCAGCGTGCGCGCACTGGAGGGGGCTGCGCAGCTGCAGGGGGGCGTGCTGAAACCATTCACCGGACCGGTGAACCTGGTGATTCAGCCTGGCTATCGCTTTGCAGTCGTGCAGGGCTTATTGACCAATTTCCATCTGCCGAAGAGTTCCTTGTTGCTGCTGGTGAGTGCACTGATTGGTCGGGAGAAATTGCTGGCGCTGTATGCCGAGGCGATTGATCACGAGTACCGGTTTTTTTCCTATGGCGATGCCATGTGGATTCCACCGGACGCTGTGTTGCCAGGCGTTACCCCGAATTGA
- a CDS encoding dihydrolipoamide acetyltransferase family protein: protein MATHDIFMPALSSTMTEGKIVEWLKQPGDKVARGESVLVVESDKADMDVESFQDGFLAAVLMPAGSSAPVGETIGLIVETEAEIADAKANAPAAPVAAAAPAPAPAPAPTPAAVQAPMPSPAPTPTPAPAAAPVVAAPVVNDGRIVASPRAKKLASQLGVDLATVRGSGPHGRIQAEDVEQATGQPISVPRVAEGTGPAVGGSATSASAPAASAPAGNSFGRPGETVAFNTLQGAVNRNMEASLAVPCFRVGYTITTDKLDAFYKKVKPKGVTMTALLAKAVAVTLAHHPQVNAATTAAGMSYPADVNVAVAVAMEDGGLITPVLRQADRTDLYEMSRQWADLVKRSRSKQLLPEEYSTGTFTLSNLGMFGVDRFDAILPPGTGAILAVAASRPMVVAGKDGSISVKRQMQVNLTADHRVVYGADGASFLKALADLIENRPESLAL, encoded by the coding sequence TTGGCAACCCACGACATCTTTATGCCTGCCCTTAGCTCCACCATGACGGAGGGCAAGATCGTGGAGTGGCTGAAACAGCCTGGGGACAAGGTTGCCCGTGGTGAATCAGTGCTGGTGGTGGAGTCGGATAAGGCCGACATGGACGTTGAGTCGTTTCAGGACGGCTTTCTGGCCGCGGTTCTGATGCCGGCTGGCAGCTCGGCACCAGTTGGTGAAACCATCGGCTTAATCGTTGAAACCGAAGCTGAGATTGCAGACGCCAAAGCCAACGCGCCAGCAGCTCCTGTGGCTGCAGCAGCTCCAGCTCCTGCCCCAGCACCAGCTCCCACACCAGCAGCGGTTCAGGCACCGATGCCGTCTCCTGCGCCAACGCCAACGCCAGCACCCGCTGCCGCTCCTGTGGTGGCAGCGCCCGTTGTGAACGACGGTCGCATCGTCGCCAGCCCCCGGGCCAAAAAGCTTGCTTCTCAATTAGGTGTCGACCTCGCCACGGTTCGTGGAAGCGGTCCCCACGGGCGCATCCAGGCCGAGGATGTGGAACAGGCCACTGGGCAGCCCATTTCGGTGCCGCGAGTGGCGGAAGGGACGGGTCCAGCCGTTGGAGGATCTGCTACCTCAGCATCAGCACCGGCAGCCTCAGCACCGGCTGGCAACAGCTTCGGCCGTCCTGGGGAGACGGTTGCGTTCAACACCCTGCAGGGAGCTGTGAACCGGAATATGGAAGCCAGCCTGGCTGTGCCTTGCTTCCGCGTCGGTTACACGATCACCACCGACAAATTGGACGCGTTTTACAAAAAGGTGAAGCCAAAGGGCGTTACGATGACAGCGCTTTTGGCCAAGGCAGTGGCCGTGACGCTGGCCCACCATCCCCAGGTGAATGCGGCAACTACCGCAGCTGGGATGAGTTATCCCGCGGACGTGAATGTGGCTGTCGCTGTTGCGATGGAAGACGGGGGCTTAATCACGCCTGTTTTGCGTCAAGCCGATCGCACGGATCTCTATGAAATGTCTCGCCAATGGGCTGACCTTGTGAAGCGATCCCGCAGTAAGCAGCTTTTGCCTGAGGAATACAGCACGGGAACATTTACCCTCTCCAACCTCGGCATGTTTGGCGTCGACCGCTTTGACGCGATCCTTCCGCCAGGCACCGGAGCGATTTTGGCAGTGGCCGCCTCGCGTCCCATGGTTGTGGCTGGCAAGGATGGCTCCATTTCGGTGAAACGTCAGATGCAGGTGAACCTCACCGCTGATCATCGGGTTGTGTACGGCGCCGATGGAGCCTCGTTTCTGAAGGCTTTGGCTGATTTGATTGAGAACCGTCCGGAGAGCTTGGCGCTCTAA
- a CDS encoding YlqD family protein: MSDGTFLNIKRPITVRAVVTPTWKEEAERELSNGIATADQQLAQLEKEGQDVVDQVRRQSANPLDPRVQDQVGQIQQQVAAKRAELEEQKRNLLQQQAQVRELEMDQIVEQGQLESTCELKVGDNLVQKMQVAIVVRDGVVQSIEEG, from the coding sequence ATGTCCGACGGCACGTTCCTAAACATCAAGCGGCCGATCACGGTGCGCGCCGTGGTGACGCCGACCTGGAAAGAAGAAGCCGAGCGTGAGCTCAGCAATGGCATCGCGACAGCTGACCAGCAGCTGGCGCAGCTGGAAAAGGAGGGTCAGGACGTCGTGGATCAGGTCCGTCGTCAGAGTGCAAACCCCCTGGATCCAAGGGTTCAGGATCAAGTGGGACAGATCCAGCAACAGGTGGCGGCCAAGCGCGCAGAGCTCGAAGAGCAAAAGCGCAACCTGTTGCAGCAGCAGGCTCAGGTCCGCGAACTGGAGATGGATCAGATCGTTGAACAGGGTCAGTTAGAGAGCACCTGTGAGCTCAAGGTTGGCGACAACCTCGTGCAAAAAATGCAAGTTGCCATCGTTGTTCGTGATGGTGTTGTGCAGTCAATTGAAGAAGGTTGA
- a CDS encoding AMP-binding protein: protein MTASWTPTARETTSLQRHGHTQSFTRVDAMWPWLADRHGTITALDAPHATHPERFSFGELAERIATAAAAFDAKGVREKDVVALFSENSPRWLVADQALMRCGAADAVRGASAPVEELRYILDDSKATALVVQNADLWSRLALTPEQRTRLKVVVQLEGEPVDGLIGWDALLSSAAGLAPVNRTQTLDGDGDCGSNQVATILYTSGTTGQPKGVPLTHANLLHQIRSLACVAYPQPGDPVLSVLPIWHAYERSASYYFLSCACTQTYTTIKQLKKDLPRVQPIAMATVPRLWESVQAGFEDVVKTFPPSRQRLLRAALSNSSAQRQALRRANNLMLEPVCWAGRFQAAGVACLRWPLHALASALLWPKVRRQLSGGQLAYPISGGGAIAPHIDAFFEAVGIELLVGYGLTETSPVISCRRPWHNIRGSSGLPLPGTEFRVVDPESGMSLGCRERGRVLVRGPQVMGGYWGKPDATAKVLDAEGWFDTGDLGMLLADGSVALTGRAKDTIVLSSGENIEPGPLEEVLVASPLIEQVMLVGQDERQLAALIVPRADVIVDWAGQQGLSLANDLGGKPGDQALLRLLMKEGNRLLKQRVGARGDERLAGVALVDPFTIDNGLLTQTLKQRRDRITARDNALIRGIYSR, encoded by the coding sequence ATGACGGCCAGCTGGACCCCTACCGCTCGGGAAACGACGTCGCTGCAACGTCATGGCCATACCCAGAGCTTCACTCGGGTGGATGCCATGTGGCCATGGTTAGCGGATCGGCATGGAACGATCACCGCCCTCGATGCTCCCCATGCCACCCATCCGGAACGGTTCAGTTTTGGTGAATTGGCCGAACGCATCGCAACAGCTGCTGCCGCGTTCGACGCCAAGGGTGTCCGAGAGAAGGATGTTGTGGCGTTGTTCTCCGAGAACAGTCCTCGATGGTTGGTGGCCGATCAAGCCCTCATGCGTTGTGGTGCCGCTGATGCGGTTCGCGGGGCATCGGCGCCGGTTGAGGAGCTGCGTTACATCCTCGATGATTCAAAAGCCACAGCTCTTGTGGTCCAGAACGCTGATCTGTGGAGCCGCTTGGCGTTGACGCCGGAGCAGCGAACGCGCTTGAAGGTGGTGGTGCAGCTTGAGGGTGAGCCGGTGGATGGACTCATCGGTTGGGACGCGTTGCTGTCGTCTGCGGCTGGCCTTGCTCCGGTGAATCGCACCCAGACCCTTGATGGAGACGGAGATTGCGGGTCGAACCAGGTGGCCACAATTTTGTACACCTCAGGCACGACTGGTCAGCCCAAAGGGGTGCCGCTCACGCACGCCAATCTGTTGCACCAAATTCGCTCGTTGGCCTGTGTGGCCTATCCCCAGCCCGGGGATCCGGTGTTGAGTGTTTTGCCGATCTGGCATGCCTATGAACGCAGTGCCAGTTACTACTTTCTGTCGTGTGCCTGCACGCAGACCTACACCACGATTAAGCAGCTCAAAAAGGATTTGCCCAGGGTGCAACCGATTGCGATGGCTACGGTCCCGAGGCTGTGGGAGTCGGTGCAGGCTGGCTTCGAAGATGTGGTTAAAACGTTTCCGCCCTCCCGGCAACGGTTGCTTCGTGCGGCCCTCAGCAATAGTTCCGCCCAGCGACAAGCCCTGCGCCGGGCGAACAATTTGATGTTGGAGCCTGTGTGCTGGGCGGGACGTTTCCAGGCGGCTGGGGTGGCATGCCTCCGCTGGCCGCTGCATGCTTTGGCATCGGCCTTGTTGTGGCCCAAGGTGCGCCGTCAGTTGAGCGGCGGGCAGCTTGCTTATCCCATCAGTGGAGGAGGGGCGATTGCCCCCCACATCGACGCGTTTTTTGAAGCGGTGGGGATTGAACTACTGGTGGGCTATGGCCTCACCGAAACAAGTCCAGTGATCAGTTGTCGGCGCCCTTGGCACAACATTCGCGGCAGCTCGGGTCTGCCGTTGCCGGGCACGGAATTTCGCGTTGTGGATCCTGAATCGGGAATGTCGCTGGGTTGTCGTGAGCGGGGGAGAGTTCTGGTGCGCGGCCCACAAGTGATGGGGGGCTACTGGGGCAAACCCGATGCCACAGCAAAAGTTCTAGATGCTGAAGGTTGGTTTGATACGGGTGATCTCGGGATGCTTTTGGCGGATGGCTCGGTGGCTTTAACCGGCCGCGCGAAGGACACGATCGTTTTAAGCAGTGGCGAAAACATAGAGCCCGGACCGTTGGAGGAAGTCCTGGTGGCGAGCCCATTGATCGAACAGGTGATGCTGGTGGGCCAGGACGAGCGCCAATTGGCTGCGTTAATCGTGCCTCGGGCTGATGTGATTGTTGATTGGGCTGGTCAGCAAGGTCTCAGCCTTGCGAACGATTTAGGGGGAAAGCCTGGCGATCAGGCGCTGCTCCGATTGCTGATGAAGGAAGGAAATCGATTGTTGAAGCAGCGCGTCGGTGCTCGTGGGGATGAGCGGCTGGCGGGCGTTGCCTTGGTTGATCCCTTCACCATCGATAACGGCTTACTCACGCAAACCCTGAAGCAACGTCGCGACCGAATCACGGCCCGGGATAACGCCCTGATCCGGGGGATATACAGCCGTTAG
- the lipB gene encoding lipoyl(octanoyl) transferase LipB produces the protein MPVDIGKLVTRRSSEHPAGAFLFEPSVKIPFERAWRDQQLWQQRLLEEPSAPEAVWLLQHPACYTLGRGASTQHLHFDPNEPPAPLHRIDRGGDVTHHLPGQLVAYPVLNLQRHTPDLHWYLRQLEHVVMDVLGDLGLQGECLPGLTGVWVKGCKVAAIGVGCRRWITQHGLALNVDCDLEGFAEITPCGLVGHQVGRLCDWLPGLKVSDVQLLLRQSLAARFHLAWTPQA, from the coding sequence GTGCCGGTGGATATCGGCAAGCTAGTAACGCGTCGCTCTTCGGAACACCCTGCGGGTGCATTTCTTTTTGAGCCATCCGTGAAGATCCCGTTTGAGCGGGCTTGGCGGGATCAGCAGCTCTGGCAACAACGCTTGCTCGAGGAGCCGTCCGCGCCCGAAGCCGTTTGGCTCCTGCAGCATCCCGCCTGTTACACCCTTGGGCGGGGTGCCAGTACCCAGCACCTGCATTTCGACCCCAACGAACCGCCGGCCCCGTTGCACCGCATTGATCGAGGCGGAGACGTCACCCATCATTTGCCAGGTCAGTTGGTGGCATATCCCGTTTTGAATTTGCAACGGCATACACCAGATCTCCACTGGTATTTGCGGCAGTTGGAGCATGTGGTGATGGATGTGTTGGGTGATCTAGGCCTCCAGGGCGAATGCTTGCCGGGCCTCACGGGTGTGTGGGTAAAGGGGTGCAAGGTGGCGGCGATTGGTGTGGGCTGCCGCCGTTGGATTACGCAACATGGGTTGGCTCTCAATGTGGATTGCGACCTTGAGGGTTTTGCCGAAATCACACCCTGTGGATTGGTCGGCCATCAGGTCGGGCGACTTTGCGATTGGTTGCCTGGGCTGAAGGTGAGCGATGTTCAGCTTTTGCTCCGCCAGTCCCTTGCCGCACGCTTTCACCTGGCGTGGACCCCGCAGGCGTGA